The following proteins are encoded in a genomic region of Rhinolophus ferrumequinum isolate MPI-CBG mRhiFer1 chromosome 17, mRhiFer1_v1.p, whole genome shotgun sequence:
- the FAM3D gene encoding protein FAM3D: MRASDLLRILALIFVLITSWIFIYGYFSFSKRTIGLPRWLGSDSKKIRVVKYKCSLSKPCADDFFAFKICSGAANVVGPSICFEDHMIMSPVKNNVGRGLNIALVNGTTGMVLKQDCFDMYSGDVQLLVKFLKEIPEGMLVLVASFDDPGTKMNDEIRAFFSKLGSSYAKQLGFRDSWIFLGAKDIKNKSPFEQFLKNNPDTNKYDGWPEMLELEGCVPRKVF; this comes from the exons ATGAGAGCATCAG ATCTGCTTCGCATCCTGGCCCTCATCTTTGTCCTGATTACCTCATGGATCTTTATTTATGGCTATTTCAGCTTCAGCAAGAGAACCATCGGTCTGCCCCGCTGGCTGG GTTCAGACTCCAAGAAGATCC GGGTCGTGAAGTACAAGTGTAGCCTCAGCAAGCCCTGCGCAGACGACTTCTTTGCGTTTAAAATCTGCAGCGGGGCCGCCAACGTCGTGGGCCCCTCCATATGCTTCGAAGACCACAT gaTCATGAGTCCTGTGAAAAACAATGTGGGCAGAGGCCTGAACATCGCCCTGGTGAACG GAACCACGGGAATGGTGCTGAAACAGGACTGTTTCGACATGTACTCTGGAG ATGTTCAGCTCCTGGTGAAATTCCTTAAAGAAATTCCAGAGGGCATGCTGGTGCTCGTGGCCTCCTTTGATGACCCAGGGACCAA AATGAATGATGAAATCAGAGCATTCTTCTCCAAGTTGGGCAGCTCCTACGCAAAACAACTGGGCTTCCGGGACAGCTGGATCTTCTTAGGGGCCAAAGACATCAAGAATAAGAGCCCTTTTGAGCAG ttCTTAAAGAACAACCCAGACACGAATAAATACGATGGCTGGCCGGAGATGCTAGAGCTGGAGGGCTGTGTGCCCCGGAAGGTTTTCTAG